From one Dermatophagoides farinae isolate YC_2012a chromosome 5, ASM2471394v1, whole genome shotgun sequence genomic stretch:
- the LOC124499054 gene encoding protein O-glucosyltransferase 2 isoform X2 gives MVYYYRLMVLLLLAFWTAVVNTVPEDIGSVEIRPTKRLNKNPGRGCHIWPQVFNQTRFCIRLALSDLRQSFQRIVSLNDVLDLANFCDDEQPDGTESDDQSMVTYWLAIVRYSFHRGHWQCDQPLELVIYGDHDGQVPIYRRPITNQNKPFYSEHCPCVRNEWPQLSQCDSTDNRQLQQRIDHDLAPFRSGINFTSILDEAINRFGQYPQTYAFCHYRIKNNQAYKRCYGQYDGFSKFFDRMLLSLMRKTRLSDSQLLMNLGDWPLSQIKDTRPLPIFSWCGSQQTNDIVLPTYELTESVLNGHDRISTDIHSTFGRQLFGFSSKQNRLFWRGRDSNEARLKLVDQSMLMPNHYNVAITNFFFYRDRMTKYRPNNTTTIPYVPFKQFFDYRYQINIDGTVAAYRLPFLLAGNSLVIKQQSQCYEHFYHLLEPGKHYLPVNESLDNLSSLLTNLIEQNDLKPIKRIIWTARMAVIRWLMPSSIYCYYYKALESYSQLLIAQQPFDESMNLITDDDDLNYYGTCPHGCQQHATTGKDEL, from the exons atggtttattattatcgattaatggttttgctgttgttggcCTTTTGGACTGCCGTGGTGAATACCGTTCCAGAAGACATAG GATCTGTAGAAATTCGACCAACGAAGCGGCTGAATAAAAATCCTGGTCGCGGTTGTCACATCTGGCCTCAAGTATTCAACCAAACTCGTTTCTGCATCCGTTTGGCTCTTTCCGATCTACGTCAATCATTCCAGAGAATCGTTTCCTTGAACGATGTTTTAGATCTAGCCAACTTTTGCGATGATGAACAACCCGATGGTACTGAATctgatgatcaatcgatgGTTACATACTGGCTTGCTATCGTTCGTTACAGCTTCCATCGAGGACATTGGCAATGTGATCAACCGCTTGAATTGGTAATTTACGGAGATCATGATGGACAGGTGCCAATCTATCGACGACCCATTACAAACCAGAATAAACCATTCTATTCTGAACACTGTCCATGTGTTCGAAATGAATGGCCACAGCTATCTCAATGCGATTCGACCGACAACCGACAATTACAACAAAGAATTGATCATGACCTTGCCCCATTTCGTTCTGGTATAAATTTTACTTCCATCTTGGATGAAGCTATAAATCGATTTGGCCAGTACCCTCAGACTTATGCTTTCTGCCATTATCggataaaaaacaatcag GCGTACAAACGATGCTATGGCCAATACGATGgtttttcgaaattttttgatcGTATGCTACTGTCATTGATGCGAAAAACTAGATTAAGTGATAGTCAATTGCTTATGAATCTTGGCGATTGGCCACTATCGCAAATCAAAGACACTAGACCATTGCCCATTTTCAGTTGGTGTGGTTCTCAACAAACCAACGATATCGTACTGCCTACATATGAACTGACTGAATCCGTATTGAATGGCCATGACCGGATATCCACtgacattcattcaacgTTTGGTCGTCAATTATTCGGTTTTAGTTCCAAACAAAATCGTCTATTTTGGCGTGGTAGAGATTCTAATGAAGCTCGTCTGAAACTGgtcgatcaatcaatgctTATGCCTAATCACTATAATGTGGCTATCAcaaatttcttcttctacCGTGATCGAATGACAAAATACCGGCCCAATAATACTACCACTATTCCATACGTTCCATTTAAGCAATTCTTTGACTATCGTTATCAAATCAACATTGACGGTACGGTCGCTGCATATCGATTACCATTCTTGTTGGCGGGCAATTCTTTGGTGATCAAGCAACAATCCCAATGCTATGAACACTTTTATCATTTACTCGAACCAGGCAAACATTACTTACCAGTAAATGAATCGCTGGACAATCTGTCCAGCCTATTGACAAACCTGATTGAACAGAATGATTTAAAACCGATCAAACGCATAATATGGACGGCCAGGATGGCTGTCATTCGATGGTTAATGCCATCATCTAtctattgttattattataaagcACTTGAGTCATATAGTCAATTGCTAATAGCCCAGCAACCATTTGACGAATCGATGAATCTCattaccgatgatgatgacctaaACTATTATGGAACATGTCCACATGGCTGTCAACAACATGCAACAACTGGAAAAGATGAACTTTGA
- the LOC124499054 gene encoding protein O-glucosyltransferase 2 isoform X1, with translation MVYYYRLMVLLLLAFWTAVVNTVPEDIAKIIVVGPGIQNVQLAFPSRYFFILHRIPKLGSVEIRPTKRLNKNPGRGCHIWPQVFNQTRFCIRLALSDLRQSFQRIVSLNDVLDLANFCDDEQPDGTESDDQSMVTYWLAIVRYSFHRGHWQCDQPLELVIYGDHDGQVPIYRRPITNQNKPFYSEHCPCVRNEWPQLSQCDSTDNRQLQQRIDHDLAPFRSGINFTSILDEAINRFGQYPQTYAFCHYRIKNNQAYKRCYGQYDGFSKFFDRMLLSLMRKTRLSDSQLLMNLGDWPLSQIKDTRPLPIFSWCGSQQTNDIVLPTYELTESVLNGHDRISTDIHSTFGRQLFGFSSKQNRLFWRGRDSNEARLKLVDQSMLMPNHYNVAITNFFFYRDRMTKYRPNNTTTIPYVPFKQFFDYRYQINIDGTVAAYRLPFLLAGNSLVIKQQSQCYEHFYHLLEPGKHYLPVNESLDNLSSLLTNLIEQNDLKPIKRIIWTARMAVIRWLMPSSIYCYYYKALESYSQLLIAQQPFDESMNLITDDDDLNYYGTCPHGCQQHATTGKDEL, from the exons atggtttattattatcgattaatggttttgctgttgttggcCTTTTGGACTGCCGTGGTGAATACCGTTCCAGAAGACATAG CCAAAATCATCGTGGTTGGTCCTGGAATACAAAATGTGCAGCTAGCTTTCCCAAgtcgttattttttcattcttcatcGAATTCCAAAGCTAGGATCTGTAGAAATTCGACCAACGAAGCGGCTGAATAAAAATCCTGGTCGCGGTTGTCACATCTGGCCTCAAGTATTCAACCAAACTCGTTTCTGCATCCGTTTGGCTCTTTCCGATCTACGTCAATCATTCCAGAGAATCGTTTCCTTGAACGATGTTTTAGATCTAGCCAACTTTTGCGATGATGAACAACCCGATGGTACTGAATctgatgatcaatcgatgGTTACATACTGGCTTGCTATCGTTCGTTACAGCTTCCATCGAGGACATTGGCAATGTGATCAACCGCTTGAATTGGTAATTTACGGAGATCATGATGGACAGGTGCCAATCTATCGACGACCCATTACAAACCAGAATAAACCATTCTATTCTGAACACTGTCCATGTGTTCGAAATGAATGGCCACAGCTATCTCAATGCGATTCGACCGACAACCGACAATTACAACAAAGAATTGATCATGACCTTGCCCCATTTCGTTCTGGTATAAATTTTACTTCCATCTTGGATGAAGCTATAAATCGATTTGGCCAGTACCCTCAGACTTATGCTTTCTGCCATTATCggataaaaaacaatcag GCGTACAAACGATGCTATGGCCAATACGATGgtttttcgaaattttttgatcGTATGCTACTGTCATTGATGCGAAAAACTAGATTAAGTGATAGTCAATTGCTTATGAATCTTGGCGATTGGCCACTATCGCAAATCAAAGACACTAGACCATTGCCCATTTTCAGTTGGTGTGGTTCTCAACAAACCAACGATATCGTACTGCCTACATATGAACTGACTGAATCCGTATTGAATGGCCATGACCGGATATCCACtgacattcattcaacgTTTGGTCGTCAATTATTCGGTTTTAGTTCCAAACAAAATCGTCTATTTTGGCGTGGTAGAGATTCTAATGAAGCTCGTCTGAAACTGgtcgatcaatcaatgctTATGCCTAATCACTATAATGTGGCTATCAcaaatttcttcttctacCGTGATCGAATGACAAAATACCGGCCCAATAATACTACCACTATTCCATACGTTCCATTTAAGCAATTCTTTGACTATCGTTATCAAATCAACATTGACGGTACGGTCGCTGCATATCGATTACCATTCTTGTTGGCGGGCAATTCTTTGGTGATCAAGCAACAATCCCAATGCTATGAACACTTTTATCATTTACTCGAACCAGGCAAACATTACTTACCAGTAAATGAATCGCTGGACAATCTGTCCAGCCTATTGACAAACCTGATTGAACAGAATGATTTAAAACCGATCAAACGCATAATATGGACGGCCAGGATGGCTGTCATTCGATGGTTAATGCCATCATCTAtctattgttattattataaagcACTTGAGTCATATAGTCAATTGCTAATAGCCCAGCAACCATTTGACGAATCGATGAATCTCattaccgatgatgatgacctaaACTATTATGGAACATGTCCACATGGCTGTCAACAACATGCAACAACTGGAAAAGATGAACTTTGA
- the LOC124499072 gene encoding uncharacterized protein LOC124499072 isoform X2, translating into MSMFIQRIFVWFLLAQFFITGQSYHCGGQFWSSKLQFLSAYVPCRIQNDHPGLVTLPSDNFQLARQPQDDRFESIYLRGTRNHRIFHNLKVDPELQRIRSIRSDRDKNGRHSLHLMFWNNR; encoded by the exons ATGTCTATGTTCATACAAAGAATATTTGTATGGTTTTTATTGGCCCAGTTTTTTATTACAGGCCAATCTTATCACTGTGGTGGACAATTCTGGTCATCCAAGTTGCAATTTTTATCAGCATATGTACCGTGCAGAatccaaaatgatcatcCTGGATTGGTGACATTGCCATCGGATAATTTTCAGTTGGCAAGACAACCACAGGATGACCGTTTTGAATCGA TTTATCTTCGTGGTACGAGAAATCATCGAATATTCCATAATCTCAAAGTAGATCCAGAATTACAACGAATACGTTCAATCCGTAGCGATCGTGACAAAAATGGACGTCATTCTCTACATTTAATG TTCTGGAATAATCGGTGA
- the LOC124499072 gene encoding uncharacterized protein LOC124499072 isoform X1 — MSMFIQRIFVWFLLAQFFITGQSYHCGGQFWSSKLQFLSAYVPCRIQNDHPGLVTLPSDNFQLARQPQDDRFESIYLRGTRNHRIFHNLKVDPELQRIRSIRSDRDKNGRHSLHLMVSDNKLV; from the exons ATGTCTATGTTCATACAAAGAATATTTGTATGGTTTTTATTGGCCCAGTTTTTTATTACAGGCCAATCTTATCACTGTGGTGGACAATTCTGGTCATCCAAGTTGCAATTTTTATCAGCATATGTACCGTGCAGAatccaaaatgatcatcCTGGATTGGTGACATTGCCATCGGATAATTTTCAGTTGGCAAGACAACCACAGGATGACCGTTTTGAATCGA TTTATCTTCGTGGTACGAGAAATCATCGAATATTCCATAATCTCAAAGTAGATCCAGAATTACAACGAATACGTTCAATCCGTAGCGATCGTGACAAAAATGGACGTCATTCTCTACATTTAATGGTCAGTGATAATAAGTTAGTATAA
- the nac gene encoding GDP-fucose transporter nac: protein MTGYSRLAQEPTETDKVSSETLCSKYIRIATVVAFYWFVSITMVFLNKQALNQVNAPFFITWFQCLVTGVMLFTFRVLDDWRSSKWMNNKCQESLISDNGVISIMSRFLVIPCYQIRFSVVKRILSLSVVFVAMISFNNLSLQFVGIAFYFVVRSLTPVFNVLFSYIILHKKTSVRSILCCMGIIFGFAMGVDQEQALGTLSAIGVLCGVLASMFVSLNSIFVASMLKVVDQNVALLSYYNSIIAVVLFIPFIMMNNEWHMIIAHLGDHHFWLIMATTGIFGLFISIVTNLQIQYTSPLTHNISGTAKACSQTILATYVYEQHKTFNWWLSNVIVLASSTMYTFVRQQEMKHTFQQHQQPPVNETRTDPEKGQTNI, encoded by the exons ATGACTGGATATTCTCGCCTAGCACAAGAACCAACCGAAACCGATAAAGTATCATCAGAAACATTATGTAGCAAATATATTCGCATTGCTACCGTTGTGGCTTTCTACTGGTTCGTATCGATAACGATGGTATTTCTAAATAAACAAGCATTGAATCAAGTTAATGCTCCGTTTTTTATTACTTGGTTCCAATGTCTGGTTACCGGAGTAATGTTGTTCACATTTCGTGTATTAGACGATTGGAGATCTTCAAAAtggatgaacaacaaatgcCAAGAATCTTTAATCAGTGATAATGGCGTGATAAGTATTATGAGCCGTTTCTTGGTCATTCCTTGCTATCAGATTCGTTTTTCTGTTGTCAAAAGAATATTGTCCTTGTCAGTGGTATTTGTAGCCATGATCTCGTTCAACAATCTTTCATTGCAATTCGTGGGAATCGCTTTCTATTTTGTGGTTCGCTCATTGACACCTGTGTTCAACGTATTATTCTCCTACATCATTTTACACAAGAAAACGTCCGTTCGTTCCATACTATGCTGCATGGGTATCATATTCGGTTTTGCCATGG gCGTTGATCAGGAACAAGCATTGGGCACATTGTCAGCAATAGGAGTATTATGTGGCGTATTAGCTTCCATGTTCGTATCACTAAATTCAATATTCGTGGCTTCTATGTTGAAAGTGGTCGATCAAAACGTAGCCTTATTGTCTTattataattcaattattgcAGTCGTACTGTTCATACcgttcatcatgatgaataatgaatggcACATGATTATTGCACATTTGGGCGATCATCACTTCTGGCTTATCATGGCCACTACCGGTATATTTGGTTTATTTATAAGTATAGTGACCAATCTGCAAATTCAGTACACTTCTCCATTGACGCATAACATTAGCGGCACGGCCAAAGCTTGCAGTCAGACTATATTGGCTACTTATGTTTACGAACAACacaaaacattcaattgGTGGTTGAGCAATGTGATTGTATTGGCATCGTCCACTATGTATACGTTCGTACGACAACAGGAAATGAAACATACATTCCAACAGCATCAGCAGCCGCCGGTCAATGAAACACGAACAGATCCAGAAAAAGGCCAAACAAACATCTAA
- the Pgant7 gene encoding N-acetylgalactosaminyltransferase 7 — translation MLHILFARRYRRFCLFILIPLVFFLILVLTFLPDKLDILDPAHKSVQKAEPLNGEIFESQIDDSHIELEARTQVPIFRDGGLLGNFEPPKSIRKSRVHRPGDYGKKFSMENLDVDPNEVSAKKNEYGMNIVASDHIPMDRIVPDLRHEECRHWDYPEQLPSASVVIVFYNEGFTTLLRTVHSVLIRSPRRFLREVLLVDDFSDKENLHAKLDDYIMEHFGSFKMNWKPDMNDRATISGETLADRSGKVRVIRNKQRLGLIGSRAHGAKEALGEVVVFLDAHCEVNTNWLVPLLAPIAANNRTMTVPIIDGIDSNTFEYRPVYQKDKHFIGIWEWGMLYKEQSLNLKQHLLNHRFSEPYESPTHAGGLLAINRHFFFELGGYDNGLLVWGGENFELSFKVWQCGGRLLWVPCSRVGHIYRPFMPYGFGKLAQKRKGPLVLINYKRVIEVWFDSNYKQYFYTREPMAQFYDVDDISKQLQIKEKLQCKSFDWFIQNHAKSIFIDFPRLPPNVGWGELHSLAHKSLCLDSPSAHPPSMIMLSGCHGSGGNQLFRLNEKGQLGLGERCVDANDNSVFLTYCKLGTVDGPWSFDKNTQQMLNKGQCLSYHDSQLLLAECSDSDQNQKWYWHPIKPKRH, via the exons atgttgcATATCTTGTTTGCCCGCCGATATCGGCGATTCTGTTTATTCATCTTAATTCCTTTGGTGTTCTTTCTCATTCTCGTATTGACATTCTTACCAGATAAACTGGACATTCTTGATCCTGCTCATAAAAGCGTTCAGAAAGCCGAACCTCTTAACGGTGAAATTTTCGAAtctcaaattgatgatagtCATATCGAACTCGAAGCCAGAACACAGGTGCCAATCTTTCGTGATGGTGGTCTACTAG GTAACTTCGAGCCGCCGAAATCAATTCGAAAATCGCGTGTTCACAGACCGGGAGATtatgggaaaaaattttcgatggAAAACCTTGATGTTGATCCAAACGAAGTGTCCGctaagaaaaatgaatacgGAATGAATATAGTTGCATCAGATCATATCCCGATGGACCGTATCGTTCCAGACCTTCGTCACGAAGAATGCCGCCATTGGGACTATCCAGAACAATTACCCAGTGCTTCGGTGGTCATTGTATTTTATAACGAAGGTTTTACCACTTTATTGCGTACCGTACATTCTGTGCTTATCCGATCTCCTCGACGTTTCCTTCGCGAAGTTTTGCTTGTCGATGACTTTAGCGACAAGGAAAATCTGCACG CTAAATTGGACGATTACATCATGGAACATTTTGGATCGTTTAAAATGAACTGGAAACCTGACATGAACGATCGGGCCACTATATCTGGTGAGACGTTGGCTGATCGTAGCGGTAAAGTTCGAGTTATACGTAACAAACAACGACTAGGACTGATCGGCAGTAGAGCACACGGAGCTAAAGAAGCTTTGGGTGAGGTGGTCGTCTTTTTGGATGCTCACTGTGAAGTGAATACTAATTGGCTGGTTCCATTATTGGCTCCAATCGCTGCCAACAATCGCACAATGACCGTACCAATTATCGATGGTATTGATTCAAACACATTCGAATATCGACCTGTTTATCAGAAAGACAAACACTTTATCGGCATTTGGGAATGGG GTATGCTGTACAAAGAGCAAAGTCTCAACTTGAAACAACATCTTCTTAACCATCGCTTCTCCGAACCTTATGAGTCTCCCACACACGCTGGTGGCCTTTTAGCCATTAACCggcatttcttttttgagCTTGGTGGATACGATAATGGCCTGCTTGTCTGGGGTGGCGAAAATTTTGAGCTATCTTTCAAAGTTTGGCAATGTGGAGGAAGATTACTTTGGGTACCGTGTTCTCGTGTTGGTCATATTTATCGTCCATTCATGCCTTACGGATTCGGTAAATTAGCACAGAAACGTAAAGGACCTTTGGTTTTAATCAACTACAAACGAGTAATCGAAGTATGGTTCGATTCAAATTATAAGCAATACTTTTACACTCGCGAACCAATGGCTCAATTCTATGATGTCGATGATATCTCTAAACAACTCCAAATAAAGGAGAAATTGCAATGCAAATCGTTCGATTGGTTCATCCAAAATCATGCCAAATCcattttcatcgattttcCCCGATTGCCGCCCAATGTCGGCTGGGGTGAACTTCATTCATTAGCTCACAAAAGCCTGTGCCTTGATTCTCCAAGTGCCCATCCGCCTTCCATGATTATGTTGTCGGGTTGCCATGGTAGTGGCGGAAACCAGTTGTTCCGGCTCAACGAAAAAGGACAGCTAGGCCTTGGTGAACGATGTGTTGATGCCAACGACAATAGTGTTTTTCTCACCTATTGCAAATTAGGCACCGTTGATGGACCATGGAGCTTTGACAAG AACACTCAACAGATGTTGAACAAAGGGCAATGTCTATCGTACCATGATAGCCAATTGTTATTGGCCGAATGCAGCGATAGCGATCAAAACCAGAAATGGTATTGGCATCCGATCAAGCCTAAACGTCACTGA
- the LOC124499058 gene encoding uncharacterized protein LOC124499058 gives MSHGPNMVDLQDSVHTDLVQLFEKMQTCSHPLSDVIIKLRDGRNYYAHGWVLAFRSCYFQRMLECRLGESQTRCIRIEDEPYLIEQLLRYLYLGQVQFENLHQLLCLCLTADKYLVDRMNEALVEHVRNGWINQFTAVSIYRFSFHFEQRRLAQFATDYLLENGHQVLANRSLMNLPPKQLKTLIVNDDFHCIENDLLDFILAYISYYSSEYSGQIQVRTFDSTIVPSQFRLKLDDIGIETITMDPVLTNDMADNQDKLFLLNRSDQESLLQCIRPQALLQADNLIKSLLLIYDTRLVSWCNDQLHLADNQCPLRHCYPISNRRRYRIEPQSGLIRLQNRIFVDTVLIGHSDSLQPLSQCFVVFEYAIDNHHHHQQQQQWHKVASVKMRMVNQKTIEFRLARIIDALYIRLPLCNWISQTRAIVAEMDLNGLL, from the exons ATGAGCCATGGCCCCAATATGGTCGATCTACAGGATTCAGTCCATACGGACCTGGTccaattgtttgaaaaaatgcaGACCTGTAGTCATCCCCTTAGCGAcgtaatcatcaaattacgTGATGGTCGTAATTATTATGCTCATGGCTGGGTTTTAGCTTTCAGATCTTGTTATTTTCAACGGATGCTCGAATGTCGGCTTGGTGAAAGCCAAACACGATGTATAAGAATAGAAGATGAACCCTATCTTATCGAGCAACTATTACGATACCTGTACTTGGGACAAGTACAGTTCGAAAATCTCCATCAGCTTCTGTGCTTATGCTTAACTG CTGACAAGTACCTTGTtgatagaatgaatgaagctTTGGTTGAACATGTGCGAAATGGATGGATCAACCAGTTCACCGCAGTTTCGATCTATCGATTTAGTTTTCATTTCGAGCAAAGAAGATTGGCTCAATTTGCTACCGATTATTTGTTGGAGAATGGTCACCAGGTTTTAGCAAATCGTTCGCTTATGAATCTGCCACCCAAACAattaaaaacattgatagtaaatgatgatttccatTGCATAGAGAATGACCTgcttgattttattttagctTATATCAGCTACTATAGCTCTGAGTACAGTGGCCAAATTCAGGTACGAACATTCGATTCAACCATTGTACCATCACAGTTTCGCTTGAAATTAGACGACATTGGTATTGAAACAATCACCATGGATCCTGTATTGACGAACGATATGGCCGATAACCAAGATAAGCTTTTCTTATTGAATCGTTCTGATCAAGAATCATTATTGCAATGTATACGACCACAAGCCTTGTTACAAGCTGATAATCTTATAAagtcgctgttgttgatct ATGATACTCGACTAGTCAGTTGGTGCAATGACCAGCTCCACTTGGCTGATAATCAATGTCCATTACGTCATTGCTATCCAATCTCTAACCGTCGTCGTTATCGAATTGAACCACAATCAGGTCTTATACGACTTCAAAACAGAATATTCGTTGACACCGTACTGATTGGACACTCGGATTCATTGCAGCCATTGTCCCAGTGCTTTGTTGTGTTCGAATATGCAatagataatcatcatcatcatcaacaacaacaacaatggcacAAAGTAGCTAGTGTCAAAATGCGAATGGTGAATCAAAAGACAATAGAATTTCGTCTAGCTCGAATTATAGATGCACTCTACATTCGATTGCCATTGTGCAATTGGATAAGTCAGACAAGAGCAATCGTAGCTGAAATGGATCTAAATGGGCTACTGTAG
- the LOC124499049 gene encoding small G protein signaling modulator 3 — MMNNSKQTSINDPFSHLHPSLLTPDDITCLVQTSNVDGGHSYDRYGFKIVRSTNSTDDRSDSTELDEAQWYTETKSKWISFLESEYRRMAPSSCLDLSQFDSTEIERLPRLNELICLSISDELRPFFWIRFSRALHLKIASKWSFPQLIDLSASEPSLSVHQAAQVLPNNACFTLNSVSNRLRRILQIVHWYQKTDLAHNDNNGDQQFNLSLIGAYLLLICSEEDAFWLLLQITLSVNLDDCIELIGQIMKKCCPIVNTLLRKHEIEFKLVASIWFSSLLAGFVTNAFLLYALWDLYFYEGPVFLIQITIGLLITETRSLESCQDSKEFFNTLSDLPLNSLRSLDKIVYVWKSGKNIVANINLPGKLYNYENQSNADQLLGSIVANQDIKQDELKMKNIKQTALIMKLHEAIVAIGHHFQAYEPDVHYRLDPDYDNVDKVDIKQDMMNRLRPYQHRAKALIDFSSDDPDELAFAKNDIITIINEKDEHCWIGQLNDRFGWFPAKFVELLDERDQDYSIAGDDRVVPFINDLVRGKLSSALKAILAYDLRKSFFLTIHPWTIIEQISTMTTNAGFKSVFSRLVLTKTFRLDEYSRVLSPNDLLYRSIALINRTHHHCPMDIKLRSLICLGLNQYVLHDWFELICVSQPSIIFKSYGSNSFLTSPAWKLIKAELKLLVQFSFHLNIDAEIPNGHEPKSPVTKEGVCDMLVKYHLFSWDI; from the exons atgatgaacaacagcaAGCAAACATCGATCAATGATCCATTTTCACATCTTCATCCATCATTACTTACCCCTGATGATATAACTTGTCTTGTACAGACATccaatgttgatggtggtcaTTCCTATGACCGCTATGGATTCAAAATTGTTCGATCAACTAACAGCACAGACGATCGATCAGATTCAACCGAATTGGATGAAGCTCAATGGTACACCGAAACTAAATCCAAATGGATTTCCTTCTTGGAGAGTGAATACAGGCGGATGGCTCCTTCATCCTGTCTTGACTTATCACAATTCGATTCTACTGAAATCGAGCGATTACCCCGACTAAATGAGCTGATCTGTTTGAGTATCAGCGATGAGCTTCGAccatttttttggattcgtTTCTCACGAGCTTTACATCTGAAGATTGCTAGCAAATGGAGCTTTCCTCAATTAATTGATCTATCGGCTAGTGAGCCTAGTCTGAGTGTGCATCAGGCCGCTCAGGTGCTTCCCAACAATGCATGTTTTACGTTGAATTCTGTTTCGAATCGTTTGCGTCGTATATTACAGATTGTGCATTGGTATCAAAAAACCGATCTGgctcataatgataataatggtgatcaGCAATTCAATTTGTCTTTGATTGGTGCCTATCTGCTTCTTATCTGTTCGGAAGAAGATGCCTTCTGGCTACTGCTTCAAATCACATTGTCAGTGAATCTAGACGATTGTATCGAACTTATTGGtcaaatcatgaaaaaatgcTGTCCAATAGTGAATACATTACTAAGAAAacatgaaattgaatttaaactGGTCGCATCGATTTGGTTTAGTTCGTTATTGGCTGGTTTCGTTACCAACGCTTTTTTGCTTTATGCTCTTTGggatctttatttttatgaaGGACCAGTATTTTTAATACAGATAACAATTGGTTTGCTCATCACCGAAACAAGATCGTTAGAAAGTTGTCAGGATTCAAAAGAATTCTTCAACACATTGTCCGACCttccattgaattcattacGATCACTGGACAAGATCGTATATGTATGGAAAAGCGGCAAGAACATAGTCGCTAATATAAATTTACCTGGAAAACTCTACAATTATGAAAACCAATCCAATGCAGATCAACTGCTTGGTTCAATAGTGGCCAACCAAGATATAAAACAGGATGAgcttaaaatgaaaaacatcaaacaGACCGCTTTGATCATGAAACTACATGAAGCGATCGTGGCTATTGGACATCATTTTCAGGCCTATGAACCAGACGTCCATTACCGACTGGATCCAGACTACGACAATGTGGACAAAGTTGACATCAAACAAGACATGATGAATCGGCTGCGGCCATATCAACATCGAGCTAAggcattgattgattttagtAGCGATGATCCAGACGAGCTGGCCTTTGCCAAAAACGAcattattaccatcattaaCGAAAAAGACGAACATTGTTGGATTGGTCAATTGAATGATCGGTTCGGTTGGTTTCCGGCTAAATTCGTCGAACTACTTGATGAACGAGATCAAGACTACAGTATTGCTGGCGATGACCGCGTTGTGCCATTCATTAACGATCTTGTCAGAGGAAAGCTAAGTTCAGCACTCAAAGCAATTCTGGCGTACGACTTGCGTAAGagcttttttttgactatCCATCCATGGACGATAATAGAGCAAATAtcgacaatgacaacaaacgCTGGATTCAAATCAGTCTTTTCCAGGCTTGTACTCACCAAAACGTTCAGGCTAGACGAATATTCTCGTGTTTTGTCGCCCAATGACCTTTTGTATAGGAGTATTGCTTTGATTAATCGGACACACCATCATTGTCCGATGGACATCAAACTCCGATCATTAATTTGTCTCGGTCTCAATCAATACGTCCTTCATGATTGGTTTGAATTGATCTGTGTATCACAACCatcgatcattttcaaatcatacGGATCAAACAGTTTTTTAACCAGTCCAGCGTGGAAACTGATCAAAGCTGAACTCAA gCTTTTGGTGCAGTTTTCATTCCACTTGAATATTGATGCAGAAATCCCAAATGGTCATGAACCTAAATCTCCTGTGACCAAGGAAGGTGTTTGTGATATGCTTGTGAAATATCATCTTTTCTCCTGGGACATCTGA